The following coding sequences are from one Triticum aestivum cultivar Chinese Spring chromosome 5A, IWGSC CS RefSeq v2.1, whole genome shotgun sequence window:
- the LOC123105063 gene encoding LRR receptor-like serine/threonine-protein kinase RPK2, with translation MVAARRSTAAVLLLLLLLAVSVSSSPPSPRGRERDRSALLRLRDAVPSSGLLRRWSPGADHCSWPGVACDARSRVVALHVPSSFPRGSGSGVAAQLPTSVGLLTELKHLSLPSLGLFGEIPAEIWRLEKLEGVNLAGNSLRGALPPAFPPRLRVLNLSSNALSGEIPASLCSCTELKFLDLSGNRLNGSVPAVVGGLPRLRQLDLSRNLLAGSIPSALGSCTQLRSLRLFSNMLDGSIPPELGRLSKLRVLDVSGNRLSGLVPRELGNCSGLSVLVLSSQFDAVKSHEFNLFEGEIPESVTALPKLRLLWAPKAGLKGNLPSNWGSCQSLEMVNLAGNLLAGVIPRELGQCRNLKFLNLSSNRLSGSLDKNLHLHCMDVIDVSGNKLSGSIPASANKECASQQPLDGVTSGYSSPFMSRAVAQLSLGYCESGECSVVYHNFAKNKFGGRLTSLPVSAHRYGNRTLYALILDHNNFTGSLDAILLEQCSNLNGLIVSFRDNKISGELTEEICSKCNAIRVLVLAENQISGVLPANIGLLGALVKMDISKNFLVGQIPASFKDLKSLKFLSLAANNITGQIPSSLGQLKSLEVLDLSSNSLSGNIPSNIVTLRGLTTLLLNNNELSGNIADLTPSVSSPSVFNISFNNLAGPLHSNVRALSENDGSPEPENTPSDGGGFTKIEIASITSASAIVAVLLALIILYIYTRKCASRPSRRSNRRREVTVFVDIGAPLTYETVVRAAGSFNASNCIGSGGFGATYKAEIAPGILVAIKRLAIGRFQGIQQFQAEVKTLGRCRHDNLVTLIGYHLSDSEMFLIYNFLPGGNLERFIQERTKRPIDWRMLHKIALDIARALAYLHDNCVPRILHRDVKPSNILLDNEYTAYLSDFGLARLLGNSETHATTGVAGTFGYVAPEYAMTCRVSDKADVYSYGVVLLELISDKKALDPSFSPYGNGFNIVAWACMLLQKGRAREFFIEGLWDVAPHDDLVEILHLGIKCTVDSLSSRPTMKQVVRRLKELRPPSY, from the coding sequence ATGGTGGCCGCTCGCCGGAGCACCGCCGCCGTcctgctgctcctgctcctgctcgccGTCTCCGTCTCTTCCTCGCCCCCGTCGCCACGTGGCCGGGAGCGGGACAGATCGGCGCTTCTCCGGCTCAGGGACGCCGTCCCCTCCTCCGGGCTGCTCCGCCGGTGGTCGCCGGGCGCGGACCACTGCTCCTGGCCGGGGGTCGCCTGCGATGCGAGGTCCCGGGTAGTCGCCCTCCACGTGCCCTCCAGCTTCCCGCGCGGGAGCGGGAGCGGGGTCGCCGCCCAGCTGCCCACGTCGGTCGGGCTCCTCACCGAGCTCAAGCACCTCTCCCTGCCCTCCCTCGGCCTTTTCGGCGAGATCCCCGCGGAGATCTGGCGGCTGGAGAAGCTCGAGGGGGTCAACCTCGCCGGGAACTCGCTCCGGGGCGCCCTCCCGCCCGCCTTCCCGCCGCGGCTGAGGGTGCTCAACCTCTCCTCCAACGCGCTCAGCGGCGAGATCCCTGCCTCCCTCTGCAGCTGCACGGAGCTGAAGTTCTTGGATCTTTCCGGCAACCGGCTCAACGGGTCCGTGCCggcggtcgtcggcggcctccccaggctgagGCAGCTCGACCTGTCCCGGAACCTTCTTGCTGGGAGCATCCCCTCTGCTCTGGGGAGCTGCACGCAGCTCCGCTCGTTGCGCCTCTTCTCCAATATGTTGGACGGTTCCATCCCACCAGAGCTTGGACGGCTGAGCAAGCTGCGGGTTTTGGACGTATCCGGTAACAGATTGAGCGGTCTGGTGCCCAGGGAGCTAGGGAATTGCTCAGGTTTGTCGGTTCTCGTGTTGTCGAGCCAGTTTGATGCAGTGAAATCACATGAGTTCAATCTCTTTGAGGGAGAGATTCCGGAGAGTGTCACAGCTTTGCCAAAGCTTAGGTTGTTATGGGCGCCGAAGGCGGGCCTGAAAGGGAATCTCCCAAGCAATTGGGGAAGCTGTCAAAGTTTGGAGATGGTCAATCTCGCAGGTAATTTACTTGCTGGAGTGATTCCTAGGGAGCTAGGGCAGTGTCGAAACCTCAAGTTTCTCAACCTCAGTTCCAATAGATTGTCCGGTTCGCTTGATAAAAATCTTCATCTGCATTGCATGGATGTGATTGATGTCAGTGGCAACAAACTCTCAGGCTCAATTCCAGCGTCTGCGAACAAAGAGTGTGCGTCACAGCAACCGTTGGATGGCGTGACATCTGGCTATTCTTCACCCTTCATGTCCCGAGCTGTAGCACAACTATCATTGGGTTACTGTGAATCAGGAGAGTGTTCAGTTGTATACCATAATTTCGCAAAGAACAAGTTTGGAGGCCGTCTTACATCCTTGCCTGTTAGCGCACACAGATATGGAAACAGGACCTTGTATGCATTAATTCTTGATCACAATAACTTCACTGGATCATTGGATGCAATTCTGTTGGAACAGTGCAGCAACTTAAATGGTTTGATCGTCAGCTTCCGAGACAACAAGATATCTGGTGAGCTTACAGAAGAAATCTGCTCAAAATGCAATGCCATCAGAGTTTTGGTTCTAGCCGAGAATCAAATTTCAGGAGTGTTACCTGCTAACATTGGTTTGTTGGGTGCTCTTGTAAAGATGGACATCAGCAAAAACTTTCTGGTTGGTCAAATACCTGCCAGTTTCAAAGACCTCAAGAGCTTGAAATTTCTCTCGTTAGCTGCAAACAATATCACTGGTCAGATACCGTCCTCTTTGGGGCAGTTGAAATCACTGGAGGTTTTAGATCTGTCATCTAATTCTCTCTCTGGGAATATCCCTAGTAATATTGTGACACTGAGAGGCCTCACCACACTTCTGCTGAACAATAATGAGCTCTCTGGAAACATTGCCGATCTTACCCCTTCAGTATCATCACCGTCTGTTTTTAACATTTCATTCAATAACTTGGCTGGGCCGTTGCATTCGAATGTGCGAGCACTCAGTGAGAATGATGGTAGTCCAGAACCTGAGAATACACCCAGCGATGGTGGAGGCTTCACCAAAATAGAGATTGCCTCAATAACCTCAGCATCAGCGATTGTTGCAGTTCTCTTGGCCCTGATCATCCTTTACATTTACACTCGTAAATGTGCATCAAGACCATCAAGGCGTTCTAACAGGAGAAGGGAAGTGACTGTTTTTGTGGATATTGGTGCTCCTTTGACATATGAGACCGTTGTACGCGCTGCTGGCAGTTTTAATGCAAGCAATTGCATTGGAAGTGGTGGCTTTGGAGCAACATACAAAGCTGAGATTGCACCAGGCATTCTGGTGGCAATAAAGAGGCTCGCTATTGGAAGGTTCCAAGGTATTCAGCAGTTCCAAGCAGAGGTGAAAACTCTTGGAAGGTGTCGGCATGACAATCTTGTAACGCTCATAGGGTACCACCTCAGTGATTCAGAGATGTTTCTAATTTACAATTTTCTGCCCGGCGGTAACTTGGAAAGGTTCATACAAGAAAGGACAAAGAGACCAATCGATTGGAGAATGCTTCACAAAATTGCTCTAGATATTGCACGTGCACTTGCATACCTTCATGATAATTGTGTCCCACGTATTCTGCACCGGGATGTGAAGCCAAGCAACATCTTGCTTGACAATGAGTACACTGCATACCTTTCTGATTTTGGATTAGCAAGACTACTTGGGAATTCAGAAACTCATGCAACCACCGGTGTCGCGGGTACTTTTGGATATGTTGCTCCAGAGTATGCGATGACTTGCCGTGTTTCTGATAAGGCTGATGTGTACAGCTACGGAGTTGTACTGCTTGAACTTATTTCAGACAAAAAAGCACTGGACCCTTCCTTTTCTCCGTATGGAAATGGATTCAACATAGTTGCCTGGGCTTGCATGCTTCTGCAGAAGGGCCGAGCTCGTGAGTTCTTCATAGAAGGGCTGTGGGATGTGGCTCCGCATGATGACTTGGTTGAGATTCTGCACCTCGGTATCAAGTGCACTGTGGACTCTCTTTCTTCTAGGCCCACAATGAAGCAAGTTGTTCGGCGACTAAAGGAACTCAGGCCACCCTCTTACTAG